From a single Ovis aries strain OAR_USU_Benz2616 breed Rambouillet chromosome Y, ARS-UI_Ramb_v3.0, whole genome shotgun sequence genomic region:
- the LOC132659014 gene encoding zinc finger protein 280B-like, which produces EQEPEVQKREGETKQVDDDDDDEVILVGVEHGNEDADVIFVGMSSASKPVVSNILNRDTPGSYSRRKRYGHFRRGNAHRLQPVSHVTPTSEAKTVLPVSDSDSRSTGSPIIIEPPSQADYKNLSPQIVPDGFSKELCSSLITFTSSLQHRVETAVSAGDMNKSPHVSKRISPCETNRRNPRRPKLSDGIVGEHSLGFSPSLFFHTETTQQSTPDRVHTSLSHVPNGEPCPKPFPKDSVHCKPVRPLGENGRTKTDFPSLVSPNKIGDPAEGNLIVLLRDFYYGEHGGVGQPEPKTHTAFKCLSCLKVLKNVKFMNHVKHHLELERQRGDSWKTHTTCQHCLRQFPTPFQLQCHIESVHTAQEPSAVCHICELSFETDQVLLEHMKDNHKPGEMPYVCPVCSYRSSLFADVDAHFRAYHGNTKNLLCPFCLKIFQTATAYRRHHRGHWEKSFHQCCKCRLQFLTSKEEREHKTQCHQMFKKPKQLEGLSPETKIVIQVSLEPLQPGLVEVASITVNTSDFESSAPKSKRRRS; this is translated from the coding sequence gaacaagagccagaagtacagaaaagggagggagagaccaaacaagtagatgatgatgatgatgatgaagtgatcttggttggagtggaacatggaaatgaagatgctgacgtgatctttgttgggatgagctcagcttcaaaaccagtcgtttcaaacatactgaacagagataccccaggttcttattcaaggagaaaaaggtatggtcacttcaggagaggtaacgctcacagattacagcctgttagtcatgtgactcctacatcagaagcaaagactgtcttgccagtgtctgactctgactcaagatcaacaggtagtcctattattattgaacctccgtctcaagctgattataaaaatctttcaccacaaatagtgcctgatggcttttcgaaggagttatgttcttctttgattaccttcacaagttcattgcagcatcgagtagaaacagcagtttctgcaggtgatatgaataaaagtcctcatgtatcaaagcgaatttccccttgtgaaacaaatcgcagaaatcccagaaggcctaaactcagtgatggcattgtaggggaacattctttaggtttctccccgtcacttttttttcatacagagaccactcagcaaagcacaccagaccgtgtccatacctcactaagccatgttccgaatggagaaccttgtccaaaaccttttccaaaggacagtgttcattgcaagcctgtaagacctttaggggaaaatggacggacaaaaactgattttccaagtttggtaagtccaaacaaaattggtgatcccgcagaaggaaatctgattgtgttacttcgtgacttctactatggcgagcatggaggagttgggcagccagaaccgaagacccacacggcgtttaaatgcctcagctgcttgaaagttctaaaaaatgtcaagtttatgaatcacgtgaagcaccatttggaacttgagaggcagagaggtgacagctggaaaacccacaccacctgccagcactgcctccgccagtttcctactcccttccagctgcagtgtcacattgaaagtgtccacacggcccaggagccctccgcagtctgtcacatctgtgagttgtcctttgagacagatcaggttctcttagagcacatgaaagacaatcataagcctggtgaaatgccctatgtatgcccggtttgcagttacagatcatcattatttgcagatgtggatgcacatttcagagcataccatggtaacaccaagaatttactttgcccgttttgtctcaaaatttttcaaactgcaacagcatacagacgtcatcatcgagggcactgggaaaagagttttcaccagtgttgcaaatgtcggctacagtttttaacttccaaagaggagagggagcacaagacccagtgtcatcaaatgtttaagaagcctaagcagctagaaggattgtctcctgaaacaaaaattgttattcaggtatcactggaaccccttcagccaggattggtggaagttgcatccattactgtgaacacatctgattttgaatcatcagcccccaaatctaaaaggaggaggtca